A single window of Anaerocolumna chitinilytica DNA harbors:
- a CDS encoding CPBP family intramembrane glutamic endopeptidase — protein MEQAKSAGRIYLATVLMTLAGALINRLIYKGTGNYLLILIISQLLLIIPSVFYLVKQRKGLAETIGFRSISVGSIVLVIIFAYLIMPLMGLINAISMLFVNNDTTQVISNLVGKNGFLVSLVMVALVPCLMEESVYRGVLFQSYRQTSTLKGIFLSGFLFGLIHQNFNQFSYAFVMGVVFALVIEATGSILSTMIIHFIINSSSVMSLALQSRINGLAGTEAILDSAQKVDLGTTIIYMIPIAAISTLLAFFVFRVLADNSGRWEHVKSIFKERTKTHFLTPSLIIGMAICLIIMIIVEYQGRFSTGISKDEGFVTVIYGIIHGVQNFFF, from the coding sequence ATGGAACAGGCTAAATCAGCTGGCAGAATATATCTGGCTACCGTATTGATGACGTTGGCAGGAGCGCTAATCAACCGCTTAATATATAAGGGCACAGGTAATTATTTATTAATATTAATCATTTCGCAGTTATTATTAATCATTCCTTCCGTTTTTTATTTGGTGAAACAAAGAAAAGGACTAGCCGAAACCATTGGCTTTCGGTCAATCAGTGTTGGCAGCATAGTGTTGGTCATTATTTTTGCCTATTTGATTATGCCTCTTATGGGACTCATTAATGCCATCTCCATGCTTTTTGTTAATAATGACACCACTCAGGTAATCAGCAATTTGGTAGGGAAAAATGGATTTCTGGTCAGTCTGGTTATGGTAGCTTTGGTACCCTGCCTTATGGAAGAAAGCGTTTACCGGGGTGTATTGTTTCAAAGTTACCGTCAGACCAGTACTTTAAAAGGGATATTCTTAAGCGGCTTTTTATTTGGACTTATTCATCAGAATTTCAATCAATTTTCCTATGCCTTTGTAATGGGTGTAGTATTTGCATTAGTAATAGAAGCAACTGGTTCTATACTCTCTACGATGATAATACATTTTATCATTAATAGTTCTTCTGTAATGAGCCTGGCACTTCAGTCAAGGATAAATGGTCTTGCGGGCACAGAAGCTATATTAGACAGTGCGCAGAAGGTTGATTTAGGAACTACCATTATCTACATGATTCCTATTGCTGCAATTTCCACGCTTCTTGCATTCTTTGTGTTCCGTGTCCTGGCAGATAATTCTGGAAGGTGGGAACATGTGAAGAGTATCTTTAAAGAACGGACAAAGACACACTTTTTAACACCAAGCCTGATTATAGGAATGGCCATCTGTCTTATTATCATGATAATAGTTGAATATCAGGGAAGATTCTCTACAGGAATATCAAAGGATGAGGGGTTTGTTACCGTAATATATGGTATCATACACGGTGTACAGAATTTCTTTTTTTAA
- a CDS encoding class I SAM-dependent methyltransferase — protein MDSIDYYNKNANLYFENTVDSNTEDNREKFLAALSDGMAILDLGCGSGRDSLEFIQRGYDVTAIDGAEELCELASIHIGQDVLCMRFEELDFDEVFDGIWANASLLHINSDDFDGVFQKVIKALKPQGILYMSFGHGDFDGFRNGRYFKDFKTKAMKEFISGHSELELLDIWKSNDDLSEANLDEWLHVLVKKCEDRQE, from the coding sequence TTGGACTCGATAGATTATTATAATAAGAATGCAAATCTTTACTTTGAAAACACGGTAGACAGCAATACAGAAGATAACAGAGAAAAATTTTTAGCAGCGCTTTCAGATGGTATGGCCATTTTGGATTTAGGCTGCGGTTCCGGCAGGGACAGCCTTGAATTCATTCAAAGAGGCTATGATGTAACTGCAATTGACGGAGCGGAAGAACTTTGTGAACTTGCATCCATTCATATCGGACAGGATGTTCTTTGTATGCGGTTTGAAGAACTGGATTTTGACGAGGTCTTTGATGGTATATGGGCCAATGCTTCACTCCTACATATCAATTCCGATGATTTTGATGGAGTATTTCAAAAAGTGATAAAGGCACTGAAACCACAGGGAATATTATATATGTCTTTTGGGCATGGTGATTTCGATGGATTTCGCAATGGCAGGTATTTTAAAGATTTTAAGACGAAGGCCATGAAAGAGTTCATCTCTGGGCATTCTGAACTAGAATTGCTGGACATCTGGAAAAGCAATGACGATTTGAGTGAGGCGAATCTGGATGAATGGCTGCATGTATTAGTGAAAAAGTGTGAGGACAGACAGGAGTAG
- the flgF gene encoding flagellar basal-body rod protein FlgF: MGVKMVKGLFSSWTGMVNEQKRLDVITNNLANAATTGYKKDGVSNQSFNNLLTYKIKDMSESYTDKKIGKMSLGVKIGEVYTDYNQGSLRSTGNTFDFAIEGKGFFNVSTADKDGNQVLKYTRDGSFTMNQDGKLVDVNGNTLMGEGGEITIPNDTADVKVDESGRIYADGVYVDKIKLTDFTDYKYLKKQGDSFYLPLEGATAQDSTAGIQQGYTEQSNVNVITEMTSMIAITRAYEANQKVIQTIDGTLDLAANSVGKV; this comes from the coding sequence ATGGGAGTTAAGATGGTTAAAGGGTTATTTTCATCCTGGACAGGTATGGTCAATGAGCAGAAACGCCTTGATGTTATTACCAATAATTTGGCCAATGCAGCTACAACAGGATATAAAAAGGATGGGGTCAGTAATCAATCGTTCAATAATTTATTGACATATAAGATCAAGGACATGTCTGAAAGCTATACAGATAAAAAAATCGGCAAGATGAGCCTTGGTGTCAAAATAGGGGAAGTCTATACGGATTATAATCAGGGTTCCCTTCGAAGTACAGGCAATACCTTCGATTTTGCAATAGAAGGAAAAGGGTTTTTTAACGTATCCACTGCGGATAAGGACGGAAATCAAGTCTTAAAGTACACAAGAGACGGTTCCTTTACGATGAATCAGGACGGCAAGCTGGTAGATGTAAATGGCAACACTTTAATGGGCGAAGGCGGAGAGATAACGATCCCCAATGATACCGCAGATGTTAAGGTGGATGAAAGCGGTCGTATATACGCAGACGGAGTTTATGTTGATAAGATAAAGCTGACAGACTTTACGGATTATAAATACCTTAAGAAACAGGGGGACAGTTTTTATCTGCCCTTGGAAGGTGCAACAGCACAGGACAGTACAGCAGGTATTCAGCAGGGTTATACAGAGCAATCCAATGTGAATGTAATAACGGAAATGACCAGTATGATTGCTATCACCAGAGCATATGAAGCCAACCAGAAGGTAATTCAGACCATTGACGGAACTCTTGATTTGGCTGCCAATTCAGTAGGCAAGGTCTAA
- a CDS encoding RidA family protein, protein MKQIVSTSNAPAAIGPYSQAVILNDLVYTSGVIPINPVDGTIVNGDIKEQTKRVLTSLTALLKDSGSDLDKVIKTTVFIKNMEDFPLVNEVYASFFTDNFPARSCVEVARLPKDVLIEIEAIAHL, encoded by the coding sequence ATGAAGCAAATAGTTAGCACATCCAATGCACCGGCAGCAATTGGCCCCTATTCACAGGCTGTTATTCTGAATGACCTGGTCTATACCTCTGGTGTAATACCGATTAATCCGGTGGACGGTACTATTGTTAATGGTGATATAAAGGAACAGACAAAACGGGTACTAACAAGTCTTACAGCACTTTTAAAAGACAGCGGCTCAGATCTTGATAAAGTAATAAAGACCACTGTTTTTATTAAAAATATGGAAGATTTCCCTTTGGTGAATGAGGTATATGCATCTTTCTTCACAGATAATTTTCCGGCCCGCTCCTGTGTAGAGGTAGCAAGATTACCGAAAGATGTATTAATTGAAATAGAAGCCATAGCTCATTTGTAA
- a CDS encoding CvfB family protein, producing the protein MIKLGELQELEMSKSTDFGIYLKEQGSTTEERILLPKAQVPKDIKPGDTLSVFIYKDSDDRPIATTLTPKVTLGTVALLQVKEVTTIGAFLDWGLAKDLLLPFKEQTERVHTGEQVLVALYIDKSTRLCATMKIYDYLQKDSSYKKGDKVIGTVYEVIRNFGAFVAVDNLYSSLIPEKELKKSLKPGDSVEARVTAVKEDGKLDLSLNEEIPVQIDADADMVYKLLTEAGGFLPYHDKTEPALIAEKFGLSKNAFKRAIGRLMKEQKLRITNDGIEEIK; encoded by the coding sequence ATGATAAAATTAGGTGAATTACAGGAACTTGAAATGAGTAAAAGTACCGATTTCGGTATTTATTTAAAGGAGCAGGGCTCCACAACAGAAGAACGTATCCTTCTGCCAAAAGCACAGGTTCCAAAAGATATAAAACCCGGGGACACCCTTTCCGTCTTTATCTATAAGGATTCTGATGACAGGCCCATTGCTACTACCCTTACCCCAAAAGTTACATTAGGTACGGTTGCCTTATTACAAGTAAAGGAAGTAACCACCATCGGTGCTTTTCTGGACTGGGGACTTGCCAAAGACCTATTGCTCCCTTTTAAAGAACAAACAGAGCGTGTCCATACCGGCGAACAGGTTTTAGTTGCCTTATACATTGATAAGAGCACCAGACTTTGCGCTACCATGAAAATATATGATTATTTGCAAAAGGACTCTTCTTATAAAAAGGGTGACAAAGTCATCGGTACTGTATATGAAGTCATCCGAAACTTTGGGGCTTTTGTAGCTGTGGATAATCTATACAGTTCACTGATTCCGGAAAAGGAATTAAAGAAAAGTCTAAAACCCGGTGACAGCGTTGAGGCACGTGTTACCGCTGTAAAGGAAGACGGCAAGCTGGATTTGAGCTTAAATGAAGAAATCCCTGTTCAGATTGATGCAGATGCGGATATGGTGTACAAGCTTCTAACAGAAGCCGGCGGCTTCCTGCCTTACCATGACAAGACGGAGCCTGCCCTTATCGCTGAGAAATTCGGTTTAAGTAAAAATGCTTTTAAGAGAGCCATCGGAAGGTTAATGAAAGAACAAAAACTTCGTATTACAAACGATGGAATAGAAGAAATCAAATAA
- a CDS encoding flagellar protein: protein MDVRNCKSCGKLFNYIGGQPLCPACLKALDNKFDQVKEYIYNHPKAGVQEVAEENEVTTMQIHKWIREERLSFTEDSMVSLQCELCGTAILTGRFCKNCKDKLSSHFGSLYEQIPEEKKKEFKENSKMRFLQNRGGTKGNL from the coding sequence ATGGATGTTAGAAATTGTAAGAGCTGCGGTAAACTTTTTAATTATATAGGAGGGCAGCCATTGTGCCCGGCCTGCTTGAAAGCCTTGGATAATAAATTCGACCAGGTAAAAGAGTATATCTATAATCATCCCAAAGCAGGGGTACAGGAAGTTGCAGAAGAGAATGAAGTTACGACCATGCAGATTCATAAGTGGATCAGAGAGGAAAGACTTTCTTTTACGGAAGATTCTATGGTTTCCCTGCAATGTGAGTTATGTGGAACAGCAATACTGACAGGTCGTTTTTGCAAGAACTGCAAGGATAAACTCTCCAGCCATTTTGGCAGTCTGTACGAGCAGATACCGGAAGAGAAGAAGAAAGAATTCAAAGAAAATTCCAAGATGAGATTTCTGCAAAATCGCGGTGGTACGAAAGGGAATCTTTAA
- a CDS encoding ComF family protein yields the protein MLDALLDILYPRRCPVCSEIIDCRGELSCIDCRTKLIPVAEPKCSRCGKPVELEQKEYCYDCERRKHYFERGFSLWLYNQDMQKSMAAFKYKGRQEYAAFYIDELLKKYGKAIKDISPDVLVPVPIHRNKKLIRGYNQAEVLADRLGERLHIPVLSELLIRTKETLPQKELNDRERFRNISEAFAFSHKERSRYKHKLQRVLLVDDIYTTGSTIDACAKILKANGIDEVYFASICIGKGY from the coding sequence ATGCTGGATGCGCTGCTTGATATCCTGTACCCCAGAAGGTGTCCTGTATGCTCTGAGATTATTGACTGCAGAGGAGAGTTATCTTGCATAGACTGCAGGACTAAATTAATTCCCGTTGCAGAACCTAAATGCAGCAGGTGCGGAAAACCCGTAGAGCTGGAACAAAAGGAATATTGCTATGACTGTGAACGACGTAAGCATTACTTTGAAAGAGGATTTAGTCTATGGCTTTATAACCAGGACATGCAAAAATCCATGGCTGCCTTTAAATATAAAGGAAGACAGGAATATGCAGCCTTTTATATAGATGAATTATTAAAGAAGTATGGAAAAGCAATTAAGGATATATCGCCGGATGTCCTTGTACCAGTGCCCATCCACAGGAATAAGAAGTTGATTAGAGGTTATAATCAAGCGGAAGTTCTGGCCGACAGATTGGGAGAAAGACTTCATATACCGGTGTTATCTGAGTTACTTATCAGAACAAAGGAAACTCTGCCGCAAAAGGAATTAAATGACAGAGAGCGCTTTCGTAACATTTCAGAGGCTTTTGCATTTTCTCATAAAGAGAGAAGCAGGTATAAACACAAGCTTCAAAGAGTACTTTTAGTAGATGATATATATACCACAGGGAGCACCATAGATGCATGTGCGAAGATACTTAAGGCAAACGGTATTGATGAGGTTTACTTTGCAAGTATATGCATAGGCAAAGGTTACTAA
- a CDS encoding flagellar hook-basal body protein, with product MMRSLWTAASGMISQQTNVDTISNNLANINTTGYKKETAQFKSLLYQTIQNKTTDNTGSVKPVGAQTGLGVKNSAIVSQYTQGILKQTDNDYDFAIEGNGFFMVQTGDGSVGYTRSGTFGLSMGTNGIALATTEGYPVLDASGAPIVFDSDLDTSLLKMDENGTFYYTENGTVKTLAQIGLVQFNNPAGLEKTSNSILKETAASGGARIEGQDAALKKSTVKRGYLENSNVQAATEMVDLIVAQRAYEMNSKAINAADEMLQQANNLRR from the coding sequence ATGATGCGTTCACTATGGACAGCAGCGTCCGGAATGATCTCCCAGCAGACCAATGTAGATACCATATCAAATAACCTGGCCAATATTAACACGACAGGTTATAAAAAGGAAACTGCTCAGTTTAAATCCTTGTTGTATCAGACAATTCAGAATAAAACGACAGATAATACCGGCAGTGTAAAGCCTGTAGGCGCACAGACCGGTCTTGGTGTTAAAAACTCAGCTATCGTTTCCCAATATACACAAGGCATTTTGAAGCAGACAGATAACGATTACGATTTTGCAATTGAAGGAAATGGCTTCTTCATGGTTCAGACAGGTGATGGAAGCGTTGGATACACCAGAAGCGGAACCTTCGGACTTTCTATGGGAACCAATGGAATTGCCCTTGCAACCACAGAGGGTTATCCGGTATTGGATGCTTCCGGTGCACCTATAGTATTTGACAGTGATCTTGATACTTCCCTGCTTAAGATGGATGAGAACGGAACCTTCTATTACACAGAGAACGGAACAGTGAAGACATTAGCTCAGATAGGACTTGTTCAGTTTAATAATCCTGCAGGACTTGAGAAAACTTCCAACAGTATTTTAAAAGAAACTGCAGCTTCCGGCGGTGCCAGAATTGAAGGTCAGGATGCGGCATTAAAGAAGAGCACCGTGAAGAGAGGATATCTTGAGAATTCCAATGTTCAGGCAGCTACAGAGATGGTAGACTTGATTGTTGCTCAAAGGGCTTATGAAATGAACTCCAAGGCAATTAATGCAGCGGATGAGATGCTTCAGCAGGCAAACAATCTTCGCAGATAG
- a CDS encoding rod-binding protein, with protein MSISIGGNYSVDAALAQANSTKSSSKIEDTLNKNLKNASDDELMDVCKTFESYMVEQMFKEMKKSVGSEEEESPYVSYFGDTLYQKYAEDIVDNGGMGIAQMLYESMKRNS; from the coding sequence ATGAGTATTAGCATTGGCGGTAATTATTCGGTAGATGCTGCTTTGGCTCAGGCGAATTCGACTAAGAGCAGCTCAAAGATTGAGGATACCTTAAATAAAAACCTTAAAAATGCCTCGGATGACGAATTGATGGATGTCTGCAAGACCTTTGAATCTTATATGGTGGAACAGATGTTTAAAGAAATGAAAAAATCAGTTGGTTCAGAGGAAGAAGAAAGTCCTTATGTATCCTATTTTGGGGATACTCTTTATCAGAAATACGCAGAAGACATAGTTGATAATGGCGGAATGGGGATTGCACAGATGTTGTATGAATCCATGAAGCGTAATTCTTAA
- the recD2 gene encoding SF1B family DNA helicase RecD2: MAEEIEGYVERIVFRNAENGYTVLTLVKQEEETTCVGTFTFINEGEFIRCTGKYTAHQLYGEQFLIETYEFKEPEDLDSMEKYLGSGAIKGVGSALAARIVRKFKGDTFRIIEEEPERLAEVKGISDHMAREIAKQFNDKRDMRGAMIFLQQYGITTALAVKIYKEYGMRMYQVIKENPYRLAEDINGVGFKLADEIAAKVGIGTESDYRIKAAILYVLLQGSANGHVYLPENLLHRKVCELLGIVSAGIEEQMNNLSVERKIIIKTNGEERHIYSAGLYYLELNTAKMLSDLNIKYDLPLIEIEQRLRSVEKQFEIELDELQRTAVIEAAKNGILVITGGPGTGKTTTINTIIRFFEAEGMDLLLAAPTGRAAKRMTETTGYEAKTIHRLLEISKMSGDMDGKQIFERNEGNPLETDVIIIDEMSMVDITLMHALLRAVTVGTRLILVGDVNQLPSVGPGNVLKDIINSHAFNVVKLTKIFRQAKESDIIVNAHKINAGEQIAFNNKSKDFFLLKREEVKDVIGVTIALVRDKMPAYVNASPFEIQVLTPMRKGELGVEKLNGVLQQYLNPPSPEKREKEYHNIILREGDKVMQIKNNYQLAWESKSRYGITTESGMGVYNGDTGIIKEINHFAEQLTVEFDEGKMVEYPFNQLEELELAYAITIHKSQGSEYPAVVLPILTGPRMLLNRNILYTAVTRAKNCVTIVGSTETVQMMIDNESEQRRYSGLTERIKEL; the protein is encoded by the coding sequence ATGGCGGAAGAAATAGAAGGCTATGTGGAAAGGATTGTATTCCGTAATGCAGAAAATGGATATACTGTTCTGACACTTGTAAAGCAAGAGGAGGAAACCACCTGCGTCGGTACGTTTACCTTTATTAACGAGGGAGAATTTATAAGATGTACCGGTAAATATACCGCCCATCAGCTTTACGGAGAACAATTTTTAATAGAAACCTACGAATTTAAAGAACCGGAAGATTTAGACTCTATGGAAAAATATTTGGGTTCGGGAGCCATAAAGGGTGTTGGCAGTGCACTAGCCGCTCGTATTGTAAGAAAATTCAAAGGTGATACTTTTCGGATTATTGAAGAAGAACCGGAACGTCTGGCAGAAGTAAAAGGTATCAGCGATCATATGGCAAGGGAGATTGCCAAGCAGTTTAATGATAAGAGAGACATGCGTGGAGCAATGATATTTCTGCAGCAATATGGTATAACTACAGCACTGGCTGTAAAGATATATAAGGAATATGGAATGCGCATGTATCAGGTCATTAAGGAGAATCCTTATCGTTTAGCAGAGGATATCAACGGAGTAGGCTTTAAGCTTGCAGATGAAATAGCAGCCAAAGTCGGAATAGGTACCGAATCAGATTACCGTATTAAAGCAGCTATATTATATGTACTGCTACAGGGAAGCGCAAATGGACATGTCTATCTGCCAGAGAACTTATTGCACCGAAAGGTTTGCGAACTGCTCGGAATCGTCTCCGCAGGCATAGAAGAGCAGATGAATAATCTCTCCGTAGAGAGAAAAATAATTATAAAGACCAATGGTGAAGAAAGACATATTTACAGTGCAGGTCTTTATTACTTAGAATTGAATACGGCAAAGATGTTAAGTGATTTGAATATCAAATATGATTTGCCTCTGATAGAAATTGAGCAGCGGTTAAGAAGTGTTGAGAAACAGTTTGAGATAGAACTGGACGAATTGCAAAGAACTGCTGTAATAGAAGCCGCCAAGAACGGCATACTTGTAATTACAGGAGGGCCGGGAACCGGTAAGACTACAACGATTAATACCATTATCCGTTTCTTTGAAGCAGAGGGGATGGATTTACTCTTAGCAGCTCCAACGGGAAGAGCAGCGAAGAGGATGACAGAAACTACCGGCTATGAAGCGAAGACAATTCACAGGCTTTTAGAAATCTCCAAAATGTCCGGAGATATGGATGGAAAACAGATCTTTGAGCGAAATGAAGGAAATCCTCTGGAAACAGATGTCATCATTATTGATGAGATGTCGATGGTAGATATTACTCTGATGCACGCACTCCTACGGGCAGTAACGGTAGGAACCAGATTGATCTTAGTAGGAGATGTAAACCAGCTGCCTTCTGTGGGACCCGGTAATGTGCTAAAAGATATAATTAATTCCCATGCCTTTAATGTAGTAAAGCTGACAAAGATTTTCCGTCAGGCTAAAGAGAGTGATATTATTGTAAATGCTCATAAGATTAATGCCGGAGAGCAAATAGCTTTCAACAATAAGTCCAAGGATTTCTTCCTTCTAAAGCGAGAAGAAGTAAAAGATGTCATTGGTGTCACCATAGCTCTTGTAAGAGATAAGATGCCTGCCTATGTCAATGCATCTCCCTTTGAAATCCAGGTGCTGACACCTATGAGAAAGGGAGAACTTGGGGTAGAAAAGTTAAACGGAGTGTTACAGCAATATCTGAATCCACCTTCCCCTGAGAAGCGTGAGAAGGAATATCATAATATTATTCTGCGTGAAGGGGATAAGGTCATGCAGATTAAAAATAACTATCAGTTAGCATGGGAGAGTAAAAGCCGATATGGTATTACCACTGAAAGCGGAATGGGTGTCTACAATGGAGACACCGGAATTATAAAAGAAATTAACCATTTTGCAGAGCAGTTAACGGTTGAATTTGATGAGGGAAAGATGGTGGAATATCCCTTTAACCAGCTGGAAGAGCTGGAGCTTGCCTATGCTATCACAATCCATAAATCCCAGGGAAGTGAGTACCCTGCAGTGGTGCTGCCGATTCTTACCGGCCCCAGGATGCTTTTAAACAGAAATATTCTCTACACTGCTGTTACAAGGGCAAAGAATTGTGTAACCATTGTAGGCAGTACCGAGACCGTACAGATGATGATTGATAATGAAAGTGAACAAAGAAGGTACTCGGGTCTTACCGAGAGAATAAAAGAACTATAG
- a CDS encoding acyl-[acyl-carrier-protein] thioesterase translates to MYSFNSRVRYSEVCTNKELDFYSIINYFQDCSIFHSEDAGVGLDYLEKYHRVWLMNAWQIKINRFPVFGEDITVSTWAYDFNTFYGYRNFMIEDADKKVLAIANSVWVYMDTQKNCPAKIEEDVLKAYKPEAAYPMEYAPRKILLPGNFAEAPGFFVQRRNLDTNNHVNNGEYIRMAEEYLPEDFSATQMRAEYRKSAVLGDEIIPLIHKDDDTFMVVLADINRKPYTIIEYTKR, encoded by the coding sequence ATGTATAGTTTTAACAGCAGAGTACGATACAGTGAGGTATGTACCAATAAAGAGTTGGACTTTTATTCCATCATAAATTATTTCCAGGATTGCAGTATATTTCACTCAGAAGATGCAGGTGTAGGGCTTGACTATCTTGAAAAGTACCACAGAGTGTGGCTGATGAACGCCTGGCAGATTAAGATAAACCGCTTCCCCGTCTTTGGAGAGGATATTACCGTGTCAACCTGGGCTTATGATTTTAACACTTTTTATGGTTACCGTAATTTTATGATAGAAGATGCGGATAAGAAGGTTCTGGCAATTGCTAATTCTGTATGGGTGTATATGGATACCCAAAAGAACTGTCCTGCTAAGATTGAAGAAGATGTTCTAAAAGCTTATAAACCGGAGGCTGCCTATCCCATGGAATATGCTCCCCGTAAGATTCTTCTGCCAGGTAACTTTGCTGAAGCTCCAGGCTTTTTCGTACAGCGAAGGAATCTGGATACCAACAACCATGTAAATAACGGCGAATATATCCGTATGGCAGAGGAATACCTTCCCGAAGACTTTTCTGCTACCCAGATGAGAGCGGAATACAGAAAATCAGCTGTCCTCGGAGATGAAATTATTCCACTAATTCATAAAGATGATGATACCTTTATGGTTGTGCTGGCAGATATCAATCGAAAACCGTATACTATCATAGAATATACCAAAAGATAA
- the mreB gene encoding rod shape-determining protein gives MLGSDIGIDLGTASVLVYLKGKGVVLKEPSVVAFDRDTNKVRAIGEEARLMLGRTPGNIVAVRPLRQGVISDYTVTEKMLKYFIQKAVGKHRFRKPIISVCVPSGVTEVEKKAVEDATYQAGARDVKIIEEPIAAAIGAGIEIYRPCGNMIVDIGGGTTDIAVISLGGTVVSTSIKIAGDDFDEAIVRYMRKKHNLLIGERTAEEIKINIGSAYKRPEVVTMDVRGRNLVTGLPKTITVTSDETEEALKETTSQIVEAVHSVLEKTPPELAADIADRGIVLTGGGCLLYGLEELIENKTGINTMTAEDPMTAVAIGTGKYIEYLSGSRD, from the coding sequence ATGTTAGGCAGTGATATAGGTATTGATTTAGGAACAGCGAGCGTATTGGTTTATTTAAAGGGCAAAGGTGTGGTTTTAAAAGAGCCCTCCGTTGTTGCTTTTGACAGGGACACAAACAAAGTAAGAGCAATCGGGGAAGAAGCAAGACTGATGCTTGGTAGAACACCCGGTAATATAGTTGCTGTCCGTCCTTTGAGACAGGGAGTTATATCCGATTATACCGTTACAGAAAAGATGCTGAAGTATTTTATCCAGAAGGCAGTAGGCAAACATCGCTTCCGTAAGCCTATTATCAGTGTATGCGTACCCAGCGGTGTAACGGAAGTAGAGAAGAAAGCGGTTGAGGATGCCACCTATCAGGCCGGCGCCAGAGACGTTAAAATTATTGAAGAACCTATTGCAGCAGCAATCGGAGCAGGTATCGAGATTTACAGACCCTGCGGTAATATGATTGTTGATATAGGCGGTGGTACCACAGATATCGCGGTTATTTCATTAGGCGGAACCGTAGTCAGCACCTCTATTAAGATAGCCGGTGATGACTTTGATGAGGCGATTGTCAGATACATGCGTAAGAAGCATAATCTTCTAATCGGTGAAAGAACTGCCGAAGAGATTAAGATTAATATCGGCTCTGCTTATAAGAGACCGGAAGTTGTTACCATGGATGTAAGAGGACGTAACCTGGTTACAGGACTTCCAAAGACTATAACCGTAACTTCTGATGAAACAGAAGAAGCTTTAAAAGAGACAACCTCTCAGATTGTAGAAGCAGTGCACAGCGTACTGGAGAAAACTCCTCCGGAATTGGCAGCAGATATTGCTGACAGGGGTATTGTTTTAACCGGCGGTGGCTGCCTTCTTTACGGACTGGAAGAATTAATTGAAAATAAAACAGGTATTAATACAATGACAGCGGAAGATCCAATGACAGCTGTAGCTATCGGTACCGGAAAATATATTGAATATTTAAGTGGCTCCAGGGATTAA